A genomic window from Streptomyces mirabilis includes:
- a CDS encoding leucyl aminopeptidase, with translation MTALTLSTAAASGLRADAIVVGVAKGAKGPVVAPGAEAVDKAYDGALAGILETLGASGGEGEVTKLPAPTGFKAPVVVAVGLGAVPEKDDTFSAEALRRAAGAAARALAGAKKAVFALPITDAADAGVLAEGAALGAYAFDAYKENGKNGKDAKNGKAPLAEVTLLGGKPRDAAYKAALARATAVTEELNRARDLINTPPNDLYPEAFAAVATAAGKEHGIKVQVLDEKALAKGGYGGILGVGAGSAAAPRLVKLSYTSPKATKHLAFVGKGITYDSGGISLKPAGHNETMKCDMSGAAAVFAAVVAAARLGLEVNVTGWLALAENMPSGSATRPGDVLRMYSGKTVEVLNTDAEGRLVLADALWKASEEKPDAIIDVATLTGAMVLALGNRTFGVMANDDAFRTAVVEAAEEVGEESWPMPLPEHLRKGMDSPTADIANMGERMGGGLVAGLFLKEFVGEGITWAHLDIAGPAFNESGPFGYTPKGGTGSAVRTLVRLAELTAAGDLG, from the coding sequence GTGACTGCTCTGACTCTCAGCACCGCCGCGGCGTCCGGCCTGCGGGCCGACGCGATCGTCGTCGGTGTCGCGAAGGGCGCCAAGGGCCCGGTCGTCGCACCGGGTGCCGAGGCCGTGGACAAGGCGTACGACGGCGCACTCGCCGGGATCCTGGAGACCCTCGGCGCATCCGGCGGCGAGGGCGAGGTGACGAAGCTGCCCGCGCCGACCGGCTTCAAGGCGCCCGTCGTCGTGGCCGTCGGACTGGGAGCCGTCCCGGAGAAGGACGACACGTTCAGCGCCGAGGCGCTGCGCCGCGCGGCCGGTGCCGCGGCCCGCGCGCTCGCCGGTGCCAAGAAGGCCGTCTTCGCCCTGCCGATCACCGACGCCGCCGACGCGGGCGTCCTGGCGGAGGGCGCGGCGCTCGGCGCGTACGCCTTCGACGCCTACAAGGAGAACGGCAAGAACGGCAAGGACGCGAAGAACGGCAAGGCCCCGCTCGCCGAGGTCACCCTGCTCGGCGGCAAGCCCCGCGACGCGGCGTACAAGGCGGCCCTCGCGCGCGCCACCGCCGTGACCGAGGAGCTCAACCGCGCCCGCGACCTCATCAACACCCCGCCGAACGACCTCTACCCCGAGGCCTTCGCCGCCGTCGCCACCGCCGCCGGCAAGGAGCACGGCATCAAGGTGCAGGTGCTGGACGAGAAGGCCCTGGCGAAGGGCGGCTACGGCGGCATCCTCGGCGTCGGCGCGGGCTCGGCCGCCGCTCCCCGCCTGGTGAAGCTGTCGTACACCTCACCGAAGGCGACCAAGCACCTCGCGTTCGTCGGCAAGGGCATCACTTACGACTCGGGCGGCATCTCGCTCAAGCCCGCCGGGCACAACGAGACGATGAAGTGCGACATGAGCGGCGCGGCGGCGGTCTTCGCCGCCGTGGTCGCCGCGGCGCGCCTCGGCCTCGAGGTCAACGTCACCGGCTGGCTGGCGCTCGCCGAGAACATGCCCTCCGGTTCCGCCACCCGCCCCGGTGACGTGCTGCGCATGTACAGCGGCAAGACCGTCGAGGTCCTCAACACCGACGCCGAGGGCCGTCTCGTGCTCGCCGACGCGCTGTGGAAGGCGTCCGAGGAGAAGCCGGACGCGATCATCGACGTGGCGACGCTGACCGGTGCGATGGTGCTCGCGCTCGGCAACCGCACCTTCGGCGTGATGGCCAACGACGACGCGTTCCGTACGGCGGTCGTCGAGGCCGCGGAGGAGGTCGGCGAGGAGTCCTGGCCGATGCCGCTGCCGGAGCACCTGCGCAAGGGGATGGACTCGCCGACCGCCGACATCGCCAACATGGGTGAGCGGATGGGCGGCGGGCTGGTCGCCGGTCTCTTCCTGAAGGAGTTCGTGGGCGAGGGCATCACGTGGGCGCACCTGGACATCGCCGGGCCCGCGTTCAACGAGTCCGGCCCGTTCGGCTACACGCCGAAGGGTGGCACGGGGTCGGCGGTGCGGACGCTGGTGCGACTCGCCGAGCTGACCGCCGCGGGCGATCTCGGCTAG
- the lpdA gene encoding dihydrolipoyl dehydrogenase gives MANDASTVFDLVILGGGSGGYAAALRGAQLGLDVALIEKDKVGGTCLHRGCIPTKALLHAGEIADQARESEQFGVKATFEGIDVPAVHKYKDGVISGLYKGLQGLIASRKVTYIEGEGRLSSPTSVDVNGQRVQGRHVLLATGSVPKSLPGLVIDGNRIISSDHALVLDRVPQSAIVLGGGVIGVEFASAWKSFGTDVTVIEGLKHLVPVEDENSSKLLERAFRKRGIKFNLGTFFSKAEYTQDGVKVTLADGKEFEAEVLLVAVGRGPVSAGLGYEEQGVAMDRGYVLVDEYMRTNVPTISAVGDLVPTLQLAHVGFAEGILVAERLAGLKTVPIDYDGVPRVTYCHPEVASVGITEAKAKEIYGADKVVALKYNLAGNGKSKILNTAGEIKLVQVKDGAVVGVHMVGDRMGEQVGEAQLIYNWEALPAEVAQLIHAHPTQNEAMGEAHLALAGKPLHSHD, from the coding sequence GTGGCGAACGACGCCAGCACCGTTTTCGACCTAGTGATCCTCGGCGGTGGCAGTGGCGGTTACGCCGCGGCGCTCCGCGGGGCGCAGCTGGGCCTGGACGTCGCCCTGATCGAGAAGGACAAGGTCGGAGGCACCTGCCTGCACCGGGGATGCATCCCCACCAAGGCCCTGCTGCACGCGGGCGAGATCGCCGACCAGGCCCGCGAGAGCGAGCAGTTCGGCGTCAAGGCCACCTTCGAGGGCATCGACGTCCCGGCCGTCCACAAGTACAAGGACGGGGTCATCTCGGGCCTGTACAAGGGCCTGCAGGGTCTCATCGCGTCCCGCAAGGTGACGTACATCGAGGGTGAGGGCCGACTGTCCTCCCCCACCTCGGTCGACGTGAACGGCCAGCGCGTCCAGGGCCGCCACGTGCTGCTCGCGACCGGCTCCGTGCCGAAGTCGCTGCCGGGCCTGGTGATCGACGGCAACCGGATCATCTCCTCCGACCACGCGCTGGTCCTGGACCGCGTCCCGCAGTCCGCGATCGTGCTCGGCGGCGGCGTCATCGGCGTCGAGTTCGCCTCCGCGTGGAAGTCCTTCGGCACCGACGTGACGGTGATCGAGGGCCTCAAGCACCTCGTCCCGGTCGAGGACGAGAACTCCTCCAAGCTTCTTGAGCGCGCGTTCCGCAAGCGCGGCATCAAGTTCAACCTGGGCACCTTCTTCTCGAAGGCCGAGTACACCCAGGACGGTGTCAAGGTCACCCTCGCCGACGGCAAGGAGTTCGAGGCCGAGGTCCTGCTCGTCGCCGTCGGCCGCGGCCCGGTCTCGGCCGGTCTCGGCTACGAGGAGCAGGGCGTCGCGATGGACCGCGGCTATGTCCTGGTCGACGAGTACATGCGGACGAACGTCCCGACCATCTCCGCCGTCGGTGACCTGGTCCCGACGCTCCAGCTCGCGCACGTCGGCTTCGCCGAGGGCATCCTGGTGGCGGAGCGTCTGGCCGGCCTCAAGACCGTTCCGATCGACTACGACGGCGTGCCCCGGGTGACGTACTGCCACCCCGAGGTCGCCTCCGTGGGCATCACCGAGGCCAAGGCCAAGGAGATCTACGGCGCGGACAAGGTCGTCGCCCTGAAGTACAACCTCGCGGGCAACGGCAAGAGCAAGATTCTCAACACCGCGGGCGAGATCAAGCTCGTCCAGGTGAAGGACGGTGCCGTGGTCGGCGTCCACATGGTCGGCGACCGCATGGGCGAGCAGGTCGGCGAAGCCCAGTTGATCTACAACTGGGAGGCGCTGCCTGCCGAGGTCGCCCAGCTCATCCACGCCCACCCGACGCAGAACGAGGCAATGGGCGAGGCCCACCTGGCCCTCGCGGGCAAGCCGCTGCACTCGCACGACTGA
- the sucB gene encoding 2-oxoglutarate dehydrogenase, E2 component, dihydrolipoamide succinyltransferase — protein sequence MAVSVTLPALGESVTEGTVTRWLKAEGERVEADEPLLEVSTDKVDTEIPSPAAGVLASIKVAEDETVEVGAELAVIDDGTGAPAAAPAPAAEPVAAPAPAPAAPAPVAEAPAAPAPAAAPAPAAAPAGGASGTDVVLPALGESVTEGTVTRWLKEVGEEVAEDEPLLEVSTDKVDTEIPAPVAGVLLEIVVGEDETAEVGAKLAVIGAPGSAPAAAPAPAAPAPAAAAPAPAPAAAAPAPAPAAPAAPAPAPAPVAPAAPVAPPAPVQAAAPVAPAAPAPTPAPVAAPVTPAPAPAALAVDDGAYVTPLVRKLAAENYVDLASVKGTGVGGRIRKQDVLAAAEAAKAAAAAPAPAAVAAGGHAAKKAPALEVSPLRGQTVKMPRIRKVIGDNMVKALHEQAQLSSVVEVDVTRLMRLRAQAKDSFAAREGVKLSPMPFFVKAAAQALKAHPAVNARINVDEGTITYFDTENIGIAVDSEKGLMTPVIKHAGDLNIAGIAKATAELAGKVRANKITPDELSGGTFTISNTGSRGALFDTIIVPPNQVAILGIGATVKRPAVIETEEGTVIGVRDMTYLTLSYDHRLVDGADAARYLTAVKAILEAGEFEVELGL from the coding sequence ATGGCGGTTTCCGTAACCCTTCCGGCGCTCGGTGAGAGCGTCACCGAGGGCACTGTCACTCGCTGGCTGAAGGCCGAGGGCGAGCGCGTCGAGGCCGACGAGCCGCTGCTCGAGGTGTCGACCGACAAGGTCGACACCGAGATCCCCTCCCCCGCCGCCGGTGTCCTCGCCTCCATCAAGGTCGCCGAGGACGAGACGGTCGAGGTCGGCGCCGAGCTGGCCGTCATCGACGACGGCACGGGCGCGCCCGCCGCCGCCCCCGCTCCGGCCGCCGAGCCCGTGGCCGCCCCGGCCCCGGCTCCGGCCGCTCCCGCCCCGGTCGCCGAGGCCCCCGCGGCCCCGGCCCCCGCCGCCGCCCCGGCCCCCGCCGCCGCTCCGGCCGGTGGCGCCTCCGGTACCGACGTCGTGCTGCCCGCGCTGGGCGAGTCGGTCACCGAGGGCACCGTCACCCGCTGGCTGAAGGAGGTCGGCGAGGAGGTCGCGGAGGACGAGCCGCTGCTCGAGGTCTCCACGGACAAGGTCGACACCGAGATCCCCGCGCCGGTCGCCGGCGTGCTGCTGGAGATCGTGGTCGGCGAGGACGAGACCGCCGAGGTCGGCGCGAAGCTCGCCGTCATCGGTGCCCCGGGCTCGGCTCCGGCCGCCGCCCCGGCTCCCGCGGCTCCGGCCCCCGCCGCTGCCGCCCCGGCTCCGGCCCCGGCCGCTGCCGCCCCGGCTCCGGCCCCGGCCGCCCCCGCGGCTCCGGCGCCCGCCCCGGCCCCGGTGGCGCCGGCCGCCCCGGTCGCGCCCCCGGCTCCGGTCCAGGCCGCCGCCCCGGTCGCGCCCGCCGCGCCTGCTCCGACCCCCGCGCCGGTTGCCGCTCCCGTCACCCCGGCTCCCGCGCCCGCCGCGCTCGCCGTTGACGACGGCGCGTACGTGACCCCGCTGGTGCGCAAGCTCGCCGCGGAGAACTACGTCGACCTGGCCTCCGTCAAGGGCACCGGCGTCGGCGGCCGTATCCGCAAGCAGGACGTCCTCGCCGCCGCCGAGGCCGCGAAGGCCGCCGCCGCTGCCCCGGCTCCGGCCGCTGTGGCTGCCGGTGGCCATGCGGCCAAGAAGGCGCCGGCCCTGGAGGTCTCCCCGCTGCGCGGCCAGACCGTCAAGATGCCCCGCATCCGCAAGGTCATCGGCGACAACATGGTGAAGGCCCTGCACGAGCAGGCCCAGCTGTCCTCGGTCGTCGAGGTCGACGTCACCCGCCTGATGCGGCTGCGCGCGCAGGCGAAGGACTCCTTCGCGGCCCGCGAGGGCGTCAAGCTCTCCCCGATGCCGTTCTTCGTGAAGGCCGCGGCCCAGGCGCTGAAGGCCCACCCGGCCGTCAACGCCCGGATCAACGTGGACGAGGGCACGATCACCTACTTCGACACCGAGAACATCGGTATCGCGGTGGACTCGGAGAAGGGCCTGATGACCCCGGTCATCAAGCACGCGGGCGACCTGAACATCGCCGGCATCGCCAAGGCCACCGCCGAACTGGCGGGCAAGGTCCGGGCGAACAAGATCACTCCGGACGAGCTGTCCGGCGGCACCTTCACCATCTCCAACACCGGCTCGCGCGGCGCGCTCTTCGACACGATCATCGTGCCGCCGAACCAGGTCGCGATCCTCGGCATCGGTGCCACGGTCAAGCGTCCGGCCGTCATCGAGACGGAGGAGGGTACGGTCATCGGCGTCCGCGACATGACCTACCTGACGCTCTCCTACGACCACCGTCTGGTGGACGGCGCCGACGCGGCCCGTTACCTGACCGCGGTCAAGGCGATCCTGGAGGCGGGCGAGTTCGAGGTCGAGCTCGGCCTGTAA